Part of the Triticum urartu cultivar G1812 chromosome 2, Tu2.1, whole genome shotgun sequence genome, TCTGCAAAGAGGTGGTATTGACTGATCACAATGATGAAGTTCTAGAGGCAAGATTTAAACCTTCAGAATCTTCCAGTTAGACATTTTATAGAATGATTTTGAGACTTTCACATGGTTTTAAGATATCGAATTACTTTTTATACGTAGCAATTTGTGTATATGAATTGGATTTATAGGCATCAACATTTTTCAGTCTATGTGTCAGTCAACAATCATCCAGTGTACTGTTATATCTTCAAATGCTAGACCTAGAAATCAAATTCATAGATCATTAATGATGCAGCCATTGCATTGCATTTATATTTTCAGTCTGTCCGGCAACAATCATACAATGTACTGCTATATCTTCAAATGCTAGAACTAGAAATCGACTTCATTGATCATAAATGATGCATGCATTTGCACATGCCACACTTGGATCTTTCCTTGGACATAAGCCTTACATCTATTTCACAGATTATAAAGAAAAATATAGAGATGCAGTCATGTTCTGGCAATGCGGATGCAGGTTACCACTTTGTAATTTCCAGCTTATTACTATGTTTCATTGCTCTGATATTAGTTGAAATAAAACTATACATAAATTGGATCTGAACTGATACTTTTGTTGCAGTGTTGACTGCTGAGAAGCTAGAATGGGGAAATCATGATCATCTAAGCAATATCATTGAAAAACATCCTGTTGGATTTGATCTCATTCTTGGAGCCGATATCTATATCCTTCTAACTTTTCTATGCCCCTGTGGTTATTTTCAGTTCTGATCCCTTTTTTCTCTATTCCTTATGCATATATCAATTGCTGCATTTCGTGGACCTTGACTCGCAGAAAGCTTCCAGCAAGCTAGCATTCCATGTCTCTTTGATACTGTAGAGAAGCTTCTTCGTATGCAGGCCAATAAATGTAGATTTATACTGGCTTATGTATCACGAACCAAAGTGTATGTACTTTTCCGACTCATTATCTATGTATTTTGTTCAACTCATTATCTTGTCCAAGACATATATAAGTAGAATTCTGAATACTTTCTAGAAAAAAGGTGCAGATAAATGCGCCCATCATGATGTGCCAATTGCACTAAGGAATTGCTGACATTATAGTTGATTATCACATTATATTCACATTTTAGTTCTCCTTGCTTTATCCGTCAAGAGTAACTACTCGCCTGGTTCTTGGATCATTATGCTGCATTGACTAATCTGTATATTTTGGGTTCATCCATACGAGTGTATGATATGCCATTTTAAATATCTTTGCTTAAAAGGTAGATGAGGCACTCATGGATAAAATTGCCTAAAGATACATTATTGGTCAGATTAGAAGGTCCTAAGAAGTACTTACAATGGCTCCAGAAAACCAAAACATTGCATATGCTAATGAGCGCTGATCCTTAAGTCTAAAATGCACACAATGTGATGCACTCGTACATAAAGATAAGAGATTTGCTGAAAACTGTAAATGTATTTATGTAGAGCTACAGAACCTCTGCCGGTTTGCAGACAAGCAAAGTGTCATGTTGCCCATTCCTTTATCAGTTTGTCGCTTGTTTGAGATACACTGCACCTGCTAGTTCATTTTCCTTGTGCAAAAATGATTCTCCAAATGCGTTCCTGAGCATATAGAATGTACGGGCTGGCTCGGAGTAGTTTAGATTATCATTTACTGACAGCTACAATTGGTAGCATACTGCCATGTACTTGGTATGGTCAGAGTGTCCTGCTACTAAAGCTTGCAATACAAGAGCAACTGTTAACAACAAATGGTCTATTTTTTTCTGAGATATTATGCCCGGTTATCCCAGCTTTGTCCTTCGTACTTGTGTAAAGATTTTTGCAAGGTCGTCATAACTGGTACAAGTGAGATCTTAGAGCTACCGTGACACTTTAATAGGCCACTTATGTCTGCTTCAAATTTTTTTGTCTCATTATGTTCTCCAACTAACTTTCTTTCTTTATCCTATTATTTTACGCCAATTCCAGTATTAATGCATATTTTTTTTAGATGATGATGTGTATATTCTCTTAACTAAGATGCTTGTCTTCTCTATATGACCAGCATGGACGCACTGGTACTGAAGGAAGCTGAAAAACGTGGAATGCTTGTCGAGGAAGTGGACGGGACAAGAACAACCATCACAGATCTCGAAGGCGTCATATTCGACATCACCCTCAAATGACGCCTCCGATGGAATGCTTGGGTGACAATTCCATCAGACAGGAACAAGATGTGGAGCCTCCTCCCATCAGGAAAGCCAATGTTACCGCCTTCATGATCTGCTGAGCTGGCCCTGAACATGATGTGGTCTCTAGTCCGCATCTCTCCACTCCATGGGAGAAAACAGTTGCACAACACCAGCATCAGTCCTGATATGGCGCTGATTGATTCAGCGTAACTTTTAAATGATTCGTCGGTCGTGACCCCTTTCGCTAAATCAAGAAGCGATTCGGGGTCACGAGCATCGCATTGCCGTCACAGCTTTTTTTCCTAGACCGTCTATGAAGTACCAATGAGATGACCAGGCACTGATGAAGGCCCTTGATCGAGATGATTCAGTGAAGGAGGAGCTGCCAGAAGCAGTTGCATCATATAAACCTGACTACTTGAGAGGTGCTTGCTTGCAGGGCCTGAAGATGCTCTGGACCGCCATGGGCTCGTGCTTGGCGCCACCTAGGTAAGCACCAAAACCCACACTGAATGAATCAATGAATCTTCATCATCCCATTCCTGCATTGCCCTGCGACGCTCCCATGCCAAGTTGCCGATGCATGCGATGCGGGTCCAAAATTCTTGGTTGTTCTTTAGCCTGTTCCTCGCCCTCGCCACGTAGCGAATCTCGCCGCGACAACTCGTCAAGGCCTGCCCTAGTCAGCAGAGCAGGACCTGTCACGGAGGCAAACCGACGCGTCGTCGTCGGCTTTGCCTTCCTTCTTCTGGCTCGGAATCAGCCCGAGATTTGGAGCCATCGCCAACGCTGAT contains:
- the LOC125536029 gene encoding protein N-terminal and lysine N-methyltransferase efm7, whose translation is MAGAGGTREREEEEEDDFVCLDPSFFMNRNYEMKTFTYGSQELQLLCLSSACTDYDLTGQLVWPGAVLMNTYLSEHPETVKGRSLIELGSGIGITGILCSRFCKEVVLTDHNDEVLEIIKKNIEMQSCSGNADAVLTAEKLEWGNHDHLSNIIEKHPVGFDLILGADICFQQASIPCLFDTVEKLLRMQANKCRFILAYVSRTKVMDALVLKEAEKRGMLVEEVDGTRTTITDLEGVIFDITLK